A genomic segment from Lutibacter sp. A80 encodes:
- a CDS encoding ATPase produces MNPQPHIKIEGTSKFQIGEIRNNTVHYDFEKIKTYLNIKGHLLFGKNFKIYKEDEPLLFKLCNYFIQDHYSCAQMGIDTNKGLLLSGPVGCGKTSLMKLLLHLAPHKTNYELIPSRNIVFNFNAKGYDVLEKYNQNQNYCFDDLGVEPTGSHYAKECNVMGEILLSRYDLFINNSLVVERSRSITHITTNLNAQEIEKRYGNRVRSRMRAMFNLISFDECSIDKRK; encoded by the coding sequence ATGAACCCACAACCACACATAAAAATCGAAGGAACCTCAAAATTCCAGATAGGAGAAATTAGAAATAATACAGTTCATTACGATTTCGAAAAAATAAAAACCTATCTCAACATAAAAGGCCATTTGTTATTTGGGAAAAATTTCAAAATCTATAAAGAAGACGAACCGCTATTGTTTAAACTATGCAATTATTTTATCCAGGATCATTACAGCTGTGCTCAAATGGGAATCGACACCAACAAAGGTTTATTACTATCTGGTCCAGTAGGTTGTGGAAAAACAAGTTTAATGAAATTATTGCTACATTTGGCACCACACAAAACCAATTACGAACTCATTCCCTCCAGGAATATTGTTTTCAATTTCAATGCAAAAGGCTATGATGTTTTAGAAAAGTACAACCAAAACCAAAACTATTGTTTTGACGATTTAGGGGTAGAACCAACAGGCAGCCACTATGCAAAAGAATGCAATGTTATGGGAGAAATTCTATTATCTAGATATGATTTATTTATAAATAATAGTTTGGTTGTTGAGCGGAGTCGAAGCATAACTCACATCACCACAAACCTCAACGCTCAAGAAATTGAAAAACGATACGGAAACCGAGTAAGAAGCCGAATGCGTGCAATGTTCAATCTTATCAGCTTTGATGAATGTTCAATAGATAAAAGGAAATAA
- a CDS encoding DUF6660 family protein, translating into MKIIAAILSIYIFALNLVPCQDSNSSNEEVKVEISQATDDNHQHQDGDFCSPFCSCQCCQISFTNYNVMDYAVFSPVTTTEEIHFSYRLEKDYHPTILQPPQV; encoded by the coding sequence GTGAAAATAATAGCAGCTATATTATCAATTTATATCTTTGCACTTAATTTAGTGCCTTGTCAAGATTCTAACTCATCTAATGAGGAAGTGAAAGTAGAAATATCACAAGCTACGGATGACAATCATCAACATCAAGATGGTGATTTTTGTTCGCCTTTTTGCAGTTGTCAATGTTGCCAAATTAGTTTTACAAATTACAATGTAATGGATTATGCTGTTTTCAGTCCAGTTACTACTACAGAAGAAATTCATTTTTCATATAGGTTGGAAAAAGACTACCATCCTACCATCCTACAACCACCGCAAGTTTAA